A stretch of Chitinophaga caeni DNA encodes these proteins:
- a CDS encoding RDD family protein, producing MSEQMNPSSAQEGSFLDDFDTPQYIDASRGIRFANFILDYIFILVVIGVLAAISGMEEYDYYGSLNYSYYFLNMTVYIVYYTIFEGLWGRTPAKFITGTIVIMEEGTQLEFAKAFLRSLCRFIPFEPFSGFGIPWHDSLTHTRVVKYSSIQ from the coding sequence ATGTCTGAACAAATGAACCCAAGTTCCGCCCAAGAAGGTAGTTTTCTCGATGATTTTGATACCCCGCAATATATTGACGCGAGCAGGGGCATCCGCTTTGCAAATTTTATCCTCGATTATATTTTCATTTTAGTTGTAATCGGTGTTTTAGCTGCTATTTCAGGTATGGAGGAGTATGATTATTACGGCAGCCTGAATTATTCGTATTATTTCTTAAATATGACTGTTTACATAGTCTATTATACCATTTTTGAAGGATTATGGGGGCGCACGCCTGCGAAATTTATTACCGGTACCATCGTGATAATGGAGGAAGGAACCCAGCTGGAATTCGCAAAAGCGTTTCTAAGATCTCTTTGCCGCTTCATACCATTTGAACCTTTTTCGGGATTCGGTATTCCTTGGCACGATTCATTGACCCACACGAGAGTGGTGAAATACTCCAGTATCCAGTAA